From Desulfovibrio oxyclinae DSM 11498, a single genomic window includes:
- a CDS encoding phage regulatory CII family protein gives MLSKSVTKVVQDCILDSGIQAKDVAERIGKPYSTLMREINPFDSSAKLGAETLLDIVRVTKDTRPLRFMAAEMGFALEPASRDESSYNNYAGDVYETAEAG, from the coding sequence ATGCTTAGCAAGAGCGTCACCAAGGTTGTTCAGGACTGCATTCTCGACAGCGGTATTCAGGCGAAAGACGTCGCCGAAAGAATCGGAAAGCCCTACTCCACTCTCATGAGGGAAATCAATCCGTTCGACTCCAGCGCGAAGCTTGGAGCGGAGACCTTGCTCGACATCGTCCGTGTCACCAAGGACACACGCCCGCTCCGGTTCATGGCCGCAGAAATGGGATTCGCACTGGAACCCGCTTCGCGCGATGAATCTTCCTATAATAATTACGCAGGGGATGTTTACGAAACCGCGGAAGCGGGCTAG
- a CDS encoding PDC sensor domain-containing protein — translation MPSVPVSSMRTALITILTSLLLFACTGEQQEERTFTAERRQLGHTADRIETNLDAIRREASQLAEAVLQAKKNWQGPPDAETVSRYRLDESGVFYKHVKNGNSSLWVSGHAPLNDRVKNAVFWSEGAEDALQEACRSHRAVVQAYFNSADSLNRIYPPFDSLALFPAGVDITTFNFYYLADRQHNPERNAVWVPKPYVDPAGRGWMISAIAPVYENDTLLGVVGLDVTIRTLAERFLTGADLDTILVDHNGVVIAGREELLSLLCLPPLQDFKYFDSVRQDTFRTEDYNLRKSRCRNIRSATLPLLEGTSRMESTRTKGRKTIFLSEQIEGLDWTLIRVIQPDGREVS, via the coding sequence ATGCCCAGCGTTCCGGTTTCGTCCATGCGGACCGCGCTCATCACGATTCTGACGTCCCTGCTTCTGTTCGCATGTACTGGCGAACAGCAGGAAGAGCGGACGTTCACTGCGGAGCGCAGACAACTCGGCCATACCGCCGATCGCATTGAAACCAACCTCGACGCCATACGGCGCGAGGCCAGCCAACTCGCCGAGGCTGTTCTGCAAGCCAAGAAGAATTGGCAAGGACCGCCCGATGCCGAGACCGTATCCAGATACCGCCTGGACGAAAGCGGTGTCTTTTACAAGCACGTCAAGAACGGCAACTCTTCACTCTGGGTTTCGGGCCATGCGCCTCTGAACGACAGAGTGAAGAACGCCGTTTTCTGGAGCGAAGGGGCGGAGGATGCGCTTCAGGAGGCCTGTCGCAGCCATCGGGCCGTGGTTCAGGCCTATTTCAACAGCGCCGATTCGCTCAATCGCATCTACCCGCCATTCGACAGTCTCGCCCTGTTCCCCGCCGGCGTGGACATCACCACATTCAATTTCTATTACCTCGCCGACAGGCAACACAATCCGGAGCGCAATGCCGTCTGGGTTCCCAAGCCCTATGTCGATCCTGCGGGACGCGGCTGGATGATTTCCGCCATCGCTCCCGTCTATGAAAACGACACCCTGCTTGGCGTCGTCGGTCTCGACGTGACCATCAGGACGCTTGCGGAGCGCTTCCTTACCGGAGCGGATCTCGACACGATTCTCGTGGACCACAATGGGGTTGTCATTGCCGGACGTGAGGAACTGCTCTCCCTGCTCTGCCTGCCGCCGCTGCAGGACTTCAAATATTTCGATTCAGTACGGCAGGACACGTTCCGCACCGAGGACTACAACCTGCGCAAAAGCCGGTGCAGAAACATCCGCTCCGCGACGCTCCCGCTCCTTGAGGGCACTTCCCGAATGGAATCCACCCGCACCAAGGGACGCAAGACGATTTTCCTGTCAGAACAGATCGAAGGGCTCGACTGGACGCTGA